The Parabacteroides sp. AD58 genome includes a window with the following:
- the traN gene encoding conjugative transposon protein TraN, with protein MKKILLMLALAGGVASAHAQSADTTAVNDLTLKADIYPQQEDGDLYHGLSRKLTFDRMIPPYGLEVTYDKTTHIIFPSAVRYVDLGSPNLIAGKADGSENVIRVKATRKNFREETNMSVITESGSFYTFNVKYADEPLLLNIEMADFIHDGSEVNRPNNALDIYLKELGSESPKLVHLIAKAIHKDNRRHIKHIGSKAFGIQYLLRGLYTHNGLLYFHTQVKNTSNVPYEVDFVTFKIVDKKVLKRTAIQEQVIFPLRAYNYATAVAGKKDERTVFVFDKFTIPADKMLVVEMHEKSGGRHQTFTVESEDIVRARVINELKVK; from the coding sequence ATGAAAAAGATTCTTTTGATGCTTGCTCTCGCAGGCGGCGTTGCAAGTGCACATGCACAGTCGGCTGATACCACGGCCGTAAATGATTTGACCCTGAAGGCGGATATCTATCCTCAGCAGGAGGACGGCGACCTCTATCACGGGCTGTCCAGAAAGCTCACCTTTGACCGGATGATTCCGCCATACGGGCTGGAAGTGACGTATGACAAGACGACCCATATCATCTTTCCCTCGGCTGTCCGTTATGTGGATCTCGGTTCTCCGAATCTGATTGCGGGCAAGGCGGACGGTTCAGAGAATGTAATCAGGGTCAAGGCTACCAGAAAGAACTTCCGTGAGGAGACCAACATGTCGGTGATTACCGAAAGCGGAAGTTTCTACACCTTCAATGTCAAGTATGCCGACGAGCCCCTGCTGCTCAACATTGAGATGGCCGATTTCATCCATGACGGCAGCGAGGTGAACCGCCCGAACAATGCCCTCGACATCTACCTGAAGGAACTCGGCAGCGAGTCGCCCAAGCTGGTACACCTTATTGCCAAGGCCATCCACAAGGATAACAGACGCCATATCAAGCATATCGGAAGCAAGGCGTTCGGCATCCAGTACCTGCTGCGCGGGCTCTATACTCACAACGGGCTGCTCTATTTCCATACCCAGGTGAAGAACACGTCGAACGTGCCTTATGAGGTGGATTTCGTGACGTTCAAGATCGTGGACAAGAAGGTCCTCAAGCGCACGGCCATCCAGGAGCAGGTGATATTTCCGCTGCGTGCCTACAACTATGCCACGGCTGTTGCCGGAAAGAAGGACGAGCGTACCGTCTTTGTCTTTGACAAGTTCACCATTCCCGCCGACAAGATGCTGGTGGTGGAGATGCACGAGAAGAGCGGAGGCCGTCATCAGACCTTCACCGTGGAGAGTGAGGACATTGTGAGAGCGAGGGTGATCAATGAACTTAAAGTGAAATGA